The nucleotide sequence ATTGGAAGAATGCTTCGGTTGAGCGAATAGCTGAGCAGCAAATACAAGGCATAACACGACAATCACAATCTTTTTCATAGACCTTCCTAGAAATTATATGATACAGAAAAGCGATGAGCTGTACCGATATCATTCTGGTAAGGAGTAAAGGCATAATCGAAATTAAAATCATTCAACTTTATGCCGATACCTGCAGTGATATTTTGCTCATCATAATTGATTTTGTATCCCAGACGTGAAAAGATTATATCTGAAAAACTATACTCACATCCCAGGCTTGCTTTTAAACTTTCGGATGAATACTTGGTAACTTGTCCCAAAAATGTGAGCGAATTCTGAGGATTCATCTCCCACATATACTGAGCTCCAACTCTGATAACAGTTGGGAAGCTGATACTTTCCTCTTTCAGCTTGGACGAGTTGCCGATGTTTTGAAGAGCAATTCCCACATTAAGCCCTTTAATAAATGAGTCATAGATCGCTCCGACATCAAAACCAAGACCGTAGCTTGCATCAGTATCGATCTTTTCATAGATGAATTTAAGGTTTGCGCCTACAGATATACTCGGCGTGATCCTTCGGGCATAAGTATAAGCAGCAACGATATCCATAGGATGGAACTCACCGATCGTATCTCCTTGGGCATCAGTTTTTGGGATCATACCGTAATCAAGATATGTAAGGCTTAGTCCCCAGCTGCTGATGCCGTTACGAATGATAAGGGAAGCATTTTCAA is from Candidatus Cloacimonadota bacterium and encodes:
- a CDS encoding PorV/PorQ family protein, encoding MKKKIILLTLFVFVVTMTSFAIDSPEKYGFQILKIGLSARNAGKANAVVASPGDATILWSNPAAVQISPSSNFCFNHNSYIFDNNIENASLIIRNGISSWGLSLTYLDYGMIPKTDAQGDTIGEFHPMDIVAAYTYARRITPSISVGANLKFIYEKIDTDASYGLGFDVGAIYDSFIKGLNVGIALQNIGNSSKLKEESISFPTVIRVGAQYMWEMNPQNSLTFLGQVTKYSSESLKASLGCEYSFSDIIFSRLGYKINYDEQNITAGIGIKLNDFNFDYAFTPYQNDIGTAHRFSVSYNF